The following DNA comes from Candidatus Neomarinimicrobiota bacterium.
ATACTTTGGTATCAATATCAGGTTAATTATAATGTTGATGACAGCCGCACAACCATTTAAAACCGGTATCCATTTATTTTTCTTTTTTATATAAATCCCAGGTAGCTGCACCAAAAACGCTCCCAAAAAAATATAAGCGAGCAATATGATCGGAACAATACTGAGACCGTCCCAATAAATCGGGCTTATAATCGGTTTCCCATAAATTGGAATGCGAACCAAATATTCTATAAAAAAGGATAAAAACAGAAACAGAAAAGTAGTAACCAAAATTAAATATGTTCCTGCGCGAGCAAATAATTTAGGAGCATCTTCTTTGTCTGCTTGGCTCAAATAATATGGTTGCCAAGCAAATTTAAATGCCATCACAATAATGAGCATAAAAATCCCTAGGCGATAACTGGCGCTATATAAACCAACAGCATTTTCATTAACTAACCATTTTATCATATATCTGTCTATCAGTTCATTCAGAATACTGGCCAATCCCGATGGAATATATGGCAGGGCAAAAATGAACAATTCATTCCACCATTTTTTATGAAAATGAAACTCTAGAGATTTTATAATTGTAGGTAAAACAAAAACAAAAACTGCCGCTGATGCAATTAGATTGCTGATCAAAATAAATTGAAGATCTAAGTGCAAGATGCCAATCCACCAAACATTTAAACCAAGAACAATTAATACATGGATCAATTCTACTGAAACAAATTTGAACGGTTTGTTTTCTAATCGAAAAAGTACTTTGGGTAAGGAAATCAGAGTATCAAAGGCAAGAATACCAACCGAGAGCTGAATTAATTTTACATATTCAACTCCCACAGTAATGCTTGCGATCGAAGTTCTGAAAAAATAAAGGGTGAATCCCAACACTGAAGTTGTGAAAAGAAGCCAGATAAAGCTGGTAGAAAATATTGATTTTTTATGATCATTATATTTTTCCATCCCCCGAAACCGCATAAATGCGACATCCATTCCATGAGTAAAAATGATATTGGTAAAGGCAATAAAAGCATACACAAGTGAGACAACGCCGAATTCTTCAGGCGATAACCGGTGTGTGTAAAGCGGCAATAATAAAAAATTTATAAACCGAGTAAAGAAATG
Coding sequences within:
- a CDS encoding oligosaccharide flippase family protein, with the translated sequence MSSLLKLGKQSIVYGFGHFFTRFINFLLLPLYTHRLSPEEFGVVSLVYAFIAFTNIIFTHGMDVAFMRFRGMEKYNDHKKSIFSTSFIWLLFTTSVLGFTLYFFRTSIASITVGVEYVKLIQLSVGILAFDTLISLPKVLFRLENKPFKFVSVELIHVLIVLGLNVWWIGILHLDLQFILISNLIASAAVFVFVLPTIIKSLEFHFHKKWWNELFIFALPYIPSGLASILNELIDRYMIKWLVNENAVGLYSASYRLGIFMLIIVMAFKFAWQPYYLSQADKEDAPKLFARAGTYLILVTTFLFLFLSFFIEYLVRIPIYGKPIISPIYWDGLSIVPIILLAYIFLGAFLVQLPGIYIKKKNKWIPVLNGCAAVINIIINLILIPKYGYKSAAVATLAGYFTMVVLQYLVVVRFYPLYWEWKRLLRIVLVGSVLFFSWMGTGETWQIGLLNLGLFPVLLWVSGFFTQDEKQFLQSRIGLKK